A single window of Colletotrichum higginsianum IMI 349063 chromosome 8, whole genome shotgun sequence DNA harbors:
- a CDS encoding La domain family protein, which yields MFEEFRACAVADATGKMVSTTGLENLIAYYETVLQGEQEKPLGNIEFLYGQAIELAAKADIS from the coding sequence ATGTTTGAGGAGTTTCGGGCATGTGCAGTGGCGGACGCCACAGGGAAGATGGTCAGCACAACTGGTCTCGAGAACTTGATTGCCTACTACGAAACGGTTCTCCAAGGCGAACAGGAAAAGCCCCTGGGTAATATCGAGTTCCTCTACGGACAAGCGATAGAACTGGCTGCCAAGGCCGATATATCCTGA
- a CDS encoding La domain-containing protein — MPISASDLASDTMATAFSYAQAAKGQAATTSATQPTESGKDAANSVSGEQSTADTNAVKSNDSVDDEPSRNTTLKAQLATKQDAPSAPTEANTSNTSAAASVTDSRRDDEDASIEGSARRSEKSVRSASASTRVTDDADPKKGSRKPKKGKTGKESSEDAKKEKAAEQEKEVQPKIELVEAPLPSVNIWTQRKETQAAKTSVTLPASNGVPNVSNPADAWPNSQESKKKSKAVDATEATNGAVSTNKSQRKVGDGEAAVRRNGARGSRVTEKDGRPTEVPPPVGDVQSWPTPETAVKETIKEDKRKPSDKVERAEAEAQEDAASKGRSKDKWERMDFVPTVQFSTPIPSVRGSRGGRGGARGGRDVTSRGGHGAAAAAASDKPAGAAAQTKSAASEGRERARDGNALARTNSQPPAANKRASMEGSNKEQRKPAAPSSGERNKESQSNATSEQAGPVRERGEGRGDRGRGGYRGRGGHPGNVPMHTQQSSFMGNGNSFGSQGPRQYTSPPLHQNGSFAPSYSNSQSRGGRGGRGQSNGSGAFRGAGGPSNSGRMRQVQTSMSQGSWEYGMPMTPGSYPAFYEQTRHLMIPQLEYYFSVENLLKDEFLRKHMDSQGFVPLDLVLGFSRVRTVADPQTLRSICAECPQLDYVIGDDGVERLRSRTHWQKFVYSKMELRFESARNAGPQYFYPRSLHAMAPYDHGMLGDYPVVSPSAYPNGTENSYVAYPAEVPAGQTNGAANGSGPDTQLSAQVPEFQPGTSPEQTAEASPAAAHSQLESKTQSLVNGSAEAHAEAVPLTNGNHAQPAEALES, encoded by the exons ATGCCTATTTCTGCTTCAGACCTAGCATCAGACACGATGGCTACTGCATTTTCTTACGCCCAAGCCGCCAAGGGTCAGGCGGCTACTACATCCGCAACCCAGCCCACTGAGAGCGGCAAGGACGCCGCCAACTCGGTAAGCGGTGAACAATCCACGGCTGATACCAACGCCGTCAAGAGCAACGACTCCGTTGACGACGAGCCCTCGAGAAATACTACCTTGAAGGCCCAGCTCGCCACCAAGCAGGACGCTCCCTCGGCCCCGACCGAGGCCAACACCAGCAACACATCCGCCGCTGCCTCCGTCACCGACTCTCGAcgcgatgacgaggatgccTCTATCGAAGGCTCGGCGCGCCGAAGCGAGAAGAGCGTAAGGTCGGCAAGTGCTTCCACTCGCGTGaccgacgatgccgacccGAAGAAGGGCTCTAGGAAGCCGAAAAAGGGTAAGACAGGAAAGGAGTCTAGCGAGGatgccaagaaggagaaggccgcggagcaggagaaggaagTGCAACCCAAAATCGAGCTGGTCGAGGCGCCGCTCCCTTCGGTCAATATCTGGACCCAACGAAAGGAGACGCAGGCTGCGAAGACTTCTGTCACCCTCCCCGCATCCAACGGTGTCCCCAATGTGTCCAACCCCGCCGATGCTTGGCCCAACAGCCAGGAatcaaagaagaagagcaaggccgtcgacgccacTGAAGCGACCAACGGTGCTGTCAGCACCAACAAATCTCAGCgcaaggtcggcgacggcgaagctGCCGTCCGCAGGAACGGCGCACGTGGCTCCAGAGTGACCGAAAAAGACGGCCGACCTACCGAGGTACCCCCTCCGGTTGGTGATGTCCAGTCATGGCCCACGCCCGAGACGGCCGTTAAGGAGACGATCAAGGAGGATAAGCGAAAGCCCTCCGACAAGGTCGAGCGGGCagaggccgaggcccaggaaGACGCCGCCTCCAAAGGACGCTCCAAGGACAAATGGGAGCGCATGGACTTCGTACCTACTGTCCAGTTCTCTACCCCCATCCCATCCGTGAGAGGatctcgaggaggacgcggcggAGCACGTGGCGGACGCGACGTTACCTCCCGCGGTGGCcacggtgccgccgccgccgccgcttccgATAAGCCTGCCGGTGCTGCTGCCCAAACCAAGAGTGCTGCAAGTGAGGGCCGCGAGCGCGCCCGAGATGGTAACGCTCTGGCCAGAACGAACTCCCAGCCACCTGCCGCGAACAAGCGTGCCTCCATGGAGGGGTCCAACAAGGAGCAGCGCAAACCGGCAGCACCTAGCTCGGGCGAGCGCAACAAGGAGTCACAGTCTAATGCCACCAGC GAACAGGCTGGACCGgttagagagagaggcgaaGGTCGTGGTGACAGGGGCCGTGGCGGATACAGAGGCCGCGGAGGCCACCCCGGAAACGTGCCCATGCACACCCAGCAGTCTTCCTTCATGGGGAACGGCAACTCTTTCGGCTCTCAAGGTCCCCGCCAGTACACTAGCCCCCCTTTGCATCAGAACGGCAGCTTTGCCCCCTCATACAGCAACTCTCAGTCTcggggcggccgcggcggccgcggtcAGTCCAACGGTTCCGGTGCCTTCCGCGGGGCCGGTGGCCCTTCGAACTCTGGCCGCATGCGTCAGGTTCAGACAAGCATGAGTCAAGGCTCCTGGGAGTATGGCATGCCCATGACCCCCGGCTCTTACCCGGCGTTCTACGAGCAAACCAGACACCTCATGATTCCTCAACTGGAGTACTACTTTTCTGTCGAGAACCTCCTGAAGGACGAATTTTTGCGCAAGCACATGGACAGCCAGGGTTTTGTGCCCTTGGATCTTGTGCTTGGCTTCTCCAGAGTTCGGACTGTGGCTGACCCTCAGACTTTGCGCTCAATTTGCGCCGAGTGCCCCCAGTTGGACTACGTTATCGGAGACGATGGCGTTGAGAGGCTGCGCTCTCGTACGCACTGGCAGAAGTTCGTCTACTCCAAGATGGAGTTGCGGTTCGAGTCTGCGCGCAATGCTGGACCTCAATACTTCTACCCGCGCTCGCTTCATGCCATGGCCCCGTATGACCACGGAATGCTGGGTGACTACCCTGTTGTTTCGCCTTCCGCTTACCCCAACGGCACTGAGAACAGCTATGTTGCCTACCCTGCCGAGGTGCCTGCCGGACAGACCAATGGCGCGGCGAATGGTTCCGGGCCTGATACGCAGCTTTCGGCCCAGGTTCCCGAGTTTCAGCCGGGAACATCTCCTGAGCAGACGGCTGAGGCTTCACCGGCCGCCGCTCATTCGCAGCTGGAGTCCAAGACCCAGTCTCTCGTCAACGGCTCAGCGGAGGCTCACGCGGAGGCTGTGCCCTTGACTAACGGCAACCACGCCCAGCCTGCTGAAGCCCTTGAGTCCTAG
- a CDS encoding Pre-mRNA-splicing factor CLF1, translating to MEASRGPPKVKNKAAAPVQISAEQLLREAVDRQEVALQAPTQRFADLEELHEFQGRKRREFEDYVRRNRVNLNNWMRYAQWELEQKEFARARSVFERALDVHPNEIRLWIRYIESEMKCRNINHARNLLDRAVARLPRVDKLWYKYVYMEEMLGNVPGTRQVFDRWMQWQPDEAAWSAYIKLEKRYGEYDRARDIFRAFTLVHPEPRNWIKWARFEEEYGTSDMVRDVFGTAIGELGDEFVDEKLFIAYARYEAKLKEYERARAIYKYALDRLPRSKSMALHKAYTMFEKQFGDKDGVEDVVLSKRRVFYEAQVKENPKNYDTWFDYTRLEETSGDLDRVRDVYERAVAQVPPAQEKRFWRRYIYLWINYAIFEELQAKDAERARQIYRVCLELIPHKKFTFAKIWLLKAQFELRQGELTAARKTLGQAIGMCPKDKLFRGYIELELKLFEFLRCRTLYEKHIEWNPSNCQTWIKFAELERGLDDLERTRAIFELAVSQPVLDMPELLWKAYIDFEEEEGEYERTRELYERLLEKTDHVKVWISFAHFELNIPEDEEEAEEEAPISNEAKARARKVFERAHKSMREKDLKEEAVTLLNAWLSFERTHGVDDDVAKVQKLMPRKTKRRRRLDDDSFEEYIDYVFPADDKQTQNLSNLLAMAQAWKQQGGDAAA from the exons ATGGAGGCATCACGAGGGCCGCCAAAGGTCAAGAACAAGGCCGCCGCACCTGTTCAGATCTCTGCGGAGCAATTGCTTCGGGAGGCAGTTGACCGTCAAGAGGTTGCGCTGCAAGCGCCCACTCAGCGCTTTGCCGATTTGGAGGAACTGCATGAGTTTCAGGGAAGAAAACGGAGAGAGTTTGAGGACTATGTCCGGCGCAACAGAGTGAATCTCAACAACTGGATGCGCTATGCACAATGGGAGCTGGAACAGAAGGAATTCGCGCGCGCTCGATCGGTCTTCGAGCGCGCGCTGGATGTGCACCCTAATGAGATCCGTCTTTGGATTAGGTACATTGAGTCGGAGA TGAAATGCCGAAACATCAACCATGCGCGAAATCTACTCGACAGGGCCGTCGCGCGCCTGCCCCGTGTCGATAAACTATGGTACAAGTATGTTTACATGGAGGAGATGCTGGGCAATGTCCCGGGAACCCGTCAAGTTTTCGACCGTTGGATGCAGTGGCAGCCCGACGAAGCGGCATGGAGCGCCTACATCAAACTAGAAAAACGATATGGCGAGTACGACCGAGCCAGGGACATATTCAGGGCCTTTACGCTTGTTCACCCTGAACCCAGAAATTGGATCAAATGGGCACGCTTTGAGGAGGAATACGGCACTAGCGACATGGTTCGTGACGTGTTTGGAACTGCCATCGGAGAATTGGGCGACGAATTCgtggacgagaagctcttcATCGCCTATGCGAGATACGAGGCAAAGCTGAAGGAGTACGAGAGAGCCAGGGCAATCTACAAATACGCCCTGGATCGTTTGCCTCGTTCCAAATCCATGGCCCTCCACAAGGCATACACGATGTTTGAGAAGCAGTTTGGGGACAaggatggtgttgaggaCGTCGTGCTGTCGAAGCGTCGCGTCTTTTACGAGGCTCAGGTGAAGGAGAACCCGAAGAACTACGATACGTGGTTCGACTACACACGCCTCGAGGAAACATCTGGTGACCTCGACAGAGTTCGAGATGTTTACGAGAGGGCAGTTGCCCAAGTGCCACCAGCGCAGGAGAAGAGGTTCTGGAGGCGCTACATCTACCTATGGATCAACTACGCCATTTTCGAGGAGCTTCAGGCAAAGGATGCCGAGCGCGCACGGCAAATTTACAGGGTGTGTCTGGAGCTGATACCGCACAAAAAGTTCACGTTTGCCAAGATCTGGCTGCTGAAGGCGCAGTTCGAGCTCCGTCAAGGCGAGCTCACGGCGGCTCGCAAGACGTTGGGCCAGGCTATCGGCATGTGTCCCAAGGACAAGCTGTTCAGGGGCTATATCGAGTTGGAGCTCAAGCTTTTCGAATTCTTGCGATGTCGGACGCTGTATGAGAAGCATATCGAGTGGAATCCGTCCAACTGCCAGACCTGGATCAAGTTTGCCGAACTCGAGCGTGGCCTCGATGACCTGGAGCGTACCAGAGCCATCTTCGAGCTGGCTGTCAGCCAGCCGGTTCTCGACATGCCTGAGCTGCTGTGGAAGGCGTACATTGACtttgaggaggaagagggagagtACGAGAGGACAAGAGAGCTCTACGAGCGCCTCCTCGAGAAGACGGACCACGTCAAGGTATGGATCAGCTTTGCGCACTTCGAGCTCAACATACccgaagatgaggaggaggcagaggaggaggcgccgATCAGcaacgaggccaaggcaCGGGCGCGCAAGGTTTTCGAGCGCGCACACAAGAGCATGCGCGAAAAAGAtctcaaggaggaggctgtcACACTGCTCAACGCTTGGTTGTCGTTTGAGCGGAcgcacggcgtcgacgacgacgtagCGAAGGTGCAGAAGTTGATGCCGCGCAAGACGAAGCGCAGAAGgcgcctcgacgatgacagCTTTGAGGAGTATATTGACTATGTTTTCCCGGCCGACGACAAGCAGACCCAGAATCTATCCAATCTGTTGGCCATGGCACAGGCTTGGAAGCAACAGGGAGGAGATGCTGCGGCATAA
- a CDS encoding Prp31 C terminal domain-containing protein, with protein sequence MATLADELLQDFEDSGSEAEDTQQDHDPLGLLDNAPEANGRKSAGDMEVDGDQSEAEDDDDEMGGVSKGAVDSAEDAEDTKAKVEKMQLGGVDDVRSVAGLMQTLEPVLEVSQILTNTFGSPEAAFTSSLERTSPDIVVRTVQKIVHYQSQPTPTQLVGNIEDHPEYHLLTQSNSLSTLIDSEIVLVHKYIRDHYSIRFPELETLITNPLEYAKVVAILGNGPLDSENIKKLQHATENPLKVSLRSVLDGPSLMIVTVEATTTKGREMSQDELERVYRACEMVISLDKAKKTLTEYVQSRMNLFAPNLTALIGSLTAAQLLNAAGGLTGLAKTPSCNIPAWGSKKGAGAAGMATNIGIRQQGFLYHSPIIQGIPNDLKRQAMRIVAAKLVLAARVDRIHSSPDGSTGEDLKEQCLTRLEKLTEPPPNKGPRALPAPDDKPSRKRGGRRARKAKEATAMTELRKAQNRMAFGHEEKEVGYGTGESTAGMGMIGQGNDGRIRNLQIDQRTRAKLSQKNKGWGGATSMNGAASSLKGFGQSVNSNIDLRGKGLRTSGVGTSLGVGAGTASSLAFTPVQGLELVDPKVQAELSRKRKAEEDRWFKGGTFTQVAGSSSNGGGGFKKPELPPSKKVDTGAGKMGPPPPRSG encoded by the coding sequence ATGGCCACTCTAGCAGACGAGCTTCTTCAGGATTTCGAGGACTCTGGCTCCGAAGCTGAGGACACTCAGCAAGACCATGATcctctcggccttctcgacaATGCGCCCGAAGCGAACGGTCGCAAATCCGCCGGGGACAtggaggtcgacggcgaccaaAGTGAAGctgaggacgatgacgacgagatgGGAGGTGTCTCAAAAGGCGCTGTCGATTCTGCCGAGGACGCAGAAGATACTAAAGCCAAGGTTGAGAAGATGCAActgggcggcgtcgacgacgtccgcAGCGTCGCTGGCCTTATGCAGACCCTTGAACCCGTACTAGAGGTTAGTCAGATTCTTACCAACACGTTTGGCTCTCCTGAAGCAGCGTTTACATCCTCTCTTGAGAGAACTAGTCCTGACATCGTGGTTCGAACGGTACAGAAAATCGTACACTACCAGTCACAACCTACTCCAACGCAGCTCGTCGGCAACATCGAAGACCACCCCGAGTACCACCTCCTCACGCAGTCGAATAGTCTTTCTACACTCATCGACAGTGAGATAGTTCTGGTGCACAAGTACATCCGAGATCACTACTCGATACGGTTTCCAGAGCTTGAAACGCTCATCACAAACCCGCTGGAATACGCCAAGGTCGTTGCAATCTTGGGCAATGGGCCTTTGGACTCAGAGAACATCAAGAAACTGCAGCATGCAACGGAAAACCCTCTCAAGGTATCGCTGCGGTCAGTGCTCGATGGCCCATCCCTGATGATTGTAACGGTGGAAGCCACGACAACAAAGGGACGGGAAATGTCACAGGATGAACTGGAGCGCGTGTACAGAGCATGCGAAATGGTGATATCACTTGacaaggcgaagaagaccCTCACGGAGTACGTCCAGTCACGCATGAACCTGTTTGCGCCGAACCTGACCGCTTTGATCGGGTCATTGACGGCTGCGCAACTATTGAATGCTGCTGGTGGCCTCACAGGCCTTGCCAAAACGCCCTCGTGCAACATCCCGGCATGGGGCTCGAAGAAAGGTGCTGGTGCCGCGGGGATGGCTACGAACATCGGTATCAGACAACAAGGGTTCCTCTACCACTCACCTATCATTCAGGGCATCCCCAACGACCTCAAGAGACAGGCCATGCGCATTGTGGCAGCCAAGCTTGTGCTTGCGGCGCGTGTCGACCGCATACACTCCAGCCCAGACGGCTCAACCGGCGAAGACCTCAAGGAGCAGTGTCTTACACGACTCGAGAAGCTCACGGAGCCTCCTCCGAACAAGGGCCCACGAGCTCTGCCAGCGCCGGACGACAAGCCGTCCCGCAAACGCggcggaagaagagcaaggaaggccaaggaggcgaCGGCCATGACAGAGCTACGTAAGGCACAGAACAGGATGGCCTTTGGCCATGAGGAAAAGGAGGTCGGCTACGGTACAGGAGAGAGCACCGCAGGCATGGGCATGATCGGCCAGGGCAATGATGGCAGAATTCGCAACCTGCAGATCGACCAGCGCACGAGGGCGAAGCTCAGCCAGAAGAACAAGGGGTGGGGCGGCGCGACGTCCATGAACGGAGCCGCATCGTCGCTCAAGGGGTTCGGGCAGTCTGTAAACTCCAACATTGACCTCCGCGGTAAGGGCCTGAGGACATCAGGTGTCGGCACGTCGCTGGGCGTGGGAGCGGGCACTGCATCGTCGCTAGCCTTCACGCCCGTGCAGGGCctggagctcgtcgaccccAAGGTCCAGGCTGAACTCAGTCGCAAGCGGAAGGCGGAAGAGGACCGGTGGTTCAAGGGTGGCACATTTACGCAGGTGGCCGGCTCCTCGTCCAATGGTGGAGGAGGCTTCAAGAAACCCGAGCTGCCGCCCAGCAAAAAGGTTGATACCGGTGCAGGCAAGATGggtccgccgcccccgcgAAGCGGCTGA